The region ctgtttgttCAGACAGGGGCCACATACTCGCCGCCACCGCCTCCCGCCATGGGTCTCATCGCCTACCTGAAGACCCAGTTCGTCCTACAGCTGCTGATTGGCTTCGTGTTCGTAGTGAGTGGCCTCATCATCAACTTCATCCAGCTGTGCACGTGTGTCCTTTGGCCCGTGGACAAACAGCTGTACCGGCGGATCAACTGCCGGCTCGCCTACTCGCTTTGGAGCCGTGAGTGCGCTTTCGCTGACCGCCACATCTGCACGTTTTTCAGTTCACTCGAGTGCTTGCAGTGAGCACATTCTTGAGTTAGGTGTGTAATCCCACTCTCCCCCTGCCTCGCCCCTCAGAGCTGGTGATGCTGCTGGAGTGGTGGTCCTGCACAGAATGCACGCTCTACACCGACCAGGCTACGGTGGACATGTTTGGCAAGGAGCatgtcatcatcatcctcaaCCACAACTTCGAGATCGACTTCCTGTGCGGATGGACCATGTGCGAACGCTTCGGAGTGCTGGGCGTGAGTGTCTGCTTTGACATGCATGAATGAACTGTATGCGGAGTATTTTATCTGTAACAACTGGTACTGGATCAGTGTCTTTATGCCTTTCGTATTCTTCCTCCACCCCTCACTGTTCCTTTGGTCAAGTGACTggcgtctctctctctgtctccgcCCCTCCAGAGCTCCAAAGTTCTGGCCAAGCACGAGCTCTTGAAGGTGCCTCTCGTTGGCTGGACCTGGTACTTCTTGGAGATCGTCTTCTGCAAGAGGAAGTgggaggaggacagagagacGGTCTTTGGGGGGTTGGACAGGCTGCGGGATTACCCAGAGTATATGTGGGTGAGTGCCATGGGGTTCGAGAGAAGCTAGGAATAACATCAGTTTTGATGTTCGCGTTCCATATGTGGTGTACTCGCACATCTATGTGCAGCCAAAATGAGCCGAATCATGATTTGTGCTTCAGAGGAGTGTGTCATAACAAATGAGTGTGTGCTTCTTGGGATGCAGCGAGGAGACAGGTTTATACAGACAGGGTTGAGCATATCTCCAACCTCACACTTCAACCAGTAGAATTTGGACAGTGTTTATGGCATCTGTGATCTAGTGGCTTCATGGTCACAGCTCCTCAACTAGTGGACACAACTGGGGCCGATGTCTATGTGTAATTTAGTTTGTTCACAAGTCACTTTCACCAtaaagtcacaatcagtaaatgCTTAACAATACAGGTGTCCCTTGATTTGTTTGCTGAGGTTATGCAGAAATCTCTGACattactgtacataaaaatattttgttaagtTTACTTTCTGCTGCATTagttaaaaatgaaaccaaCATAatgacagaaattaaaaatattgtctCCACAAATTGCTGTTCATACCGTGTTGTTGACTGATTTCTCGTATAAACGTGTTGTTAATCTTATTAATCACTGACACAAAGAAcgccagacatgagctgtaaacactgtggacaTGAGTTGAACTAATGTGGTGCGACACTCCTGTTCTATTTGGGTGCTCCTTACTGCCATGTATTGGCTTGGAAGGTAAAAATGCTACATATATAAAGTTTAGATCATGAAGATTTGAcagtatgatttaaaaaaaaaaaaattaaatagctAGAccatttgtaacatgaggaaccTGTGTATTAATATGTGAACTGCtccaggtctgtgtgtgtgtgaaatctaGGGCAGTGTTATTCTGTTTCAGGGCCCTCATCTCTCCAGCCAGCAGGCACAGGGGCACTAAGCTGCGATCAAGAGCACTTATTTCAAAGTTTCCACTGTCAGCTGCGATTAGAGCCACTGATAACCTGGTTAGATTAGCATGACAGCATCTTAGCCTCCTTAACCGTGGTAACTTACTCATTggctcagctgtgtgtgtgcaggataCCTGTctgcggaacacacacacaagtatcaAATTGTAGGTGGACGTTTATGAGCAGGTGTCCTACAGCAAATTACATGGAAAGAAGTGGCATGGATTGTAGCCTGCGGGTTGTTGGTTTAAATCAAATCCCAGTTTCCACgtgagtgtgaatgtgtgtgtaatgatgcAATACCTTCTCTCCCACTCAGTTCCTGCTGTACTGCGAAGGCACCCGCTTCACAGAGAAGAAGCACCAGATCAGTATGCAGGTGGCTAAGAGCAAGGGGCTGCCCAAACTCAAATACCACCTGCTACCTCGAACCAAGGGCTTCACCACCACTCTGCAGTGCCTCAAGGGGACAGGTGAGGCAtgtgggggacacacacacacgggcacacaCGGGCAAAGCCAGGCAGTCCTCCTCCCGAATGCTCCCAACTCCCTTTTACACAGTCCGGCTCCGCAGGTGGGGGGCCGAAAGGGCTGTGGCtca is a window of Scleropages formosus chromosome 14, fSclFor1.1, whole genome shotgun sequence DNA encoding:
- the agpat3 gene encoding 1-acyl-sn-glycerol-3-phosphate acyltransferase gamma isoform X1, with product MPPHLLSDRTDFIKSGSEASVLFRGGFWTACKHPAHVFKPGRGAALGGNLTVAPLGKCSITHTLFVQTGATYSPPPPPAMGLIAYLKTQFVLQLLIGFVFVVSGLIINFIQLCTCVLWPVDKQLYRRINCRLAYSLWSQLVMLLEWWSCTECTLYTDQATVDMFGKEHVIIILNHNFEIDFLCGWTMCERFGVLGSSKVLAKHELLKVPLVGWTWYFLEIVFCKRKWEEDRETVFGGLDRLRDYPEYMWFLLYCEGTRFTEKKHQISMQVAKSKGLPKLKYHLLPRTKGFTTTLQCLKGTVSAVYDVTLNFKDKKNPTLLGIINGEKYKADMCIRRFPVEDIPQDEQECSAWLHKLYQEKDALQEHYDKEGCFPGSTIRPSRRPWPLLNFLFWATLLLSPLIHFAYGVVFSGSPLLIIGFTLFLVVAFVAVRRLIGVTEVKKTGSSYGNQEAKKQN
- the agpat3 gene encoding 1-acyl-sn-glycerol-3-phosphate acyltransferase gamma isoform X2 yields the protein MGLIAYLKTQFVLQLLIGFVFVVSGLIINFIQLCTCVLWPVDKQLYRRINCRLAYSLWSQLVMLLEWWSCTECTLYTDQATVDMFGKEHVIIILNHNFEIDFLCGWTMCERFGVLGSSKVLAKHELLKVPLVGWTWYFLEIVFCKRKWEEDRETVFGGLDRLRDYPEYMWFLLYCEGTRFTEKKHQISMQVAKSKGLPKLKYHLLPRTKGFTTTLQCLKGTVSAVYDVTLNFKDKKNPTLLGIINGEKYKADMCIRRFPVEDIPQDEQECSAWLHKLYQEKDALQEHYDKEGCFPGSTIRPSRRPWPLLNFLFWATLLLSPLIHFAYGVVFSGSPLLIIGFTLFLVVAFVAVRRLIGVTEVKKTGSSYGNQEAKKQN